Proteins from a single region of Allocatelliglobosispora scoriae:
- a CDS encoding MFS transporter — translation MSVLPLPPALRRGRIATCLLFACVGMVVGTWSARIPAIKRDLGLSDGQLSIALLGFAAGAIIGMQLVGHLVERFGAAGVMVPAAVAEGLALITPGVAPNLVLLTGSLLLLGTVHGTLNIAMNTNAVEIERAAVRPMLSSFHAVYSVGGFLGAGIGGAFAYLSRTPTQTFAAVAVLVVALAVWARRWAYAAPHVPESHVDTTPAGRIGGVALLGALAFCCLVGEGAAADWSTVYLRDSLGSSPGFAAMAYAAFAISMMLGRLVGDGLTARFGPVTLVRGCAALAAAGLGIALLIGEPVAGIIGFACLGAGLSCIAPQVFSAAGNRDPARASRVLARVVSIGWVGFVAGPIMIGALAEVTSLPVALAIPVLLAVFIAATATALRPARPA, via the coding sequence ATGAGCGTCCTGCCCCTCCCGCCCGCGCTGCGCCGCGGGCGGATCGCCACCTGCCTGCTCTTCGCCTGTGTCGGGATGGTCGTGGGTACGTGGAGCGCGCGCATCCCGGCGATCAAACGGGATCTCGGCCTCTCGGACGGGCAGCTCAGCATCGCGCTGCTCGGTTTCGCCGCCGGGGCCATCATCGGGATGCAGCTCGTCGGCCACCTCGTGGAGCGCTTCGGCGCCGCCGGGGTGATGGTGCCGGCCGCCGTCGCCGAAGGGCTCGCGCTGATCACACCGGGGGTGGCGCCGAATCTCGTGCTGCTCACGGGTTCGCTGCTGCTGCTCGGCACCGTGCACGGGACGCTCAACATCGCGATGAACACCAACGCCGTGGAGATCGAGCGGGCCGCCGTGCGCCCGATGCTGTCGTCGTTCCACGCCGTCTACAGCGTGGGCGGCTTCCTCGGTGCCGGGATCGGCGGTGCCTTCGCCTACCTGTCGCGGACGCCCACGCAGACCTTCGCCGCCGTCGCGGTGCTGGTGGTGGCGCTCGCGGTCTGGGCTCGCCGGTGGGCGTACGCCGCACCGCACGTCCCTGAGTCGCATGTGGACACCACCCCCGCCGGGCGGATCGGCGGTGTGGCCCTGCTCGGGGCGCTCGCGTTCTGCTGCCTCGTCGGCGAGGGTGCCGCCGCCGACTGGAGCACCGTCTATCTGCGCGACAGTCTCGGCAGCTCGCCCGGGTTCGCGGCGATGGCCTACGCGGCGTTCGCGATCTCGATGATGCTCGGCCGACTCGTCGGCGACGGGCTGACCGCCCGGTTCGGCCCGGTCACGCTGGTCCGGGGCTGTGCCGCGCTCGCCGCCGCCGGCCTGGGCATCGCGCTGCTGATCGGGGAGCCGGTCGCCGGGATCATCGGCTTCGCCTGTCTCGGCGCGGGACTGTCCTGCATCGCACCGCAGGTCTTCTCGGCGGCGGGCAACCGCGACCCGGCCCGTGCGAGCCGCGTGCTGGCCCGGGTGGTGAGCATCGGCTGGGTCGGGTTCGTCGCCGGGCCCATCATGATCGGCGCCCTCGCCGAGGTCACCAGCCTGCCCGTGGCACTGGCGATCCCGGTGCTGCTGGCGGTCTTCATCGCGGCGACGGCCACCGCGCTCCGCCCGGCCCGGCCTGCGTAA
- a CDS encoding LacI family DNA-binding transcriptional regulator encodes MTPSDPAGERRGRKRGETTVGIIARLAGVSAPTVSKVLNGRPGVALDTRRRVEAILQEQGYRRPDAIGPAPVLEVVFHALESHLAIEIMRGVEGVARGQSLAVGFTEMRGREEPGRSWLEQVLSRRPVGVIAVYSEPAATEQARLAASSIPLVTLDPTGEPLHDVPSVGAANWSGGVAATRHLLDLGHRRIAMVGGPTGFLAARARLDGFRAAMDAAGVPVDPRLVRDGRFFFEDGLRHGRDLLALDAPPTAVFCADDLLAFGVYEAARAAGRRVPEDLSVVGFDDLEFARWSGPALTTVRQPLAEMGAAAGEMVLALAAGITPTPHRVELATTLVIRDSTARLQDRRNS; translated from the coding sequence ATGACGCCGAGTGATCCCGCAGGCGAGCGGCGTGGCCGCAAACGCGGGGAGACGACGGTCGGCATCATCGCCCGCCTCGCCGGTGTCTCCGCGCCGACGGTGTCCAAAGTGCTCAACGGCCGGCCGGGTGTCGCCCTCGACACGCGCCGCCGGGTCGAGGCGATCCTCCAGGAGCAGGGCTATCGCAGGCCGGACGCGATCGGCCCGGCGCCCGTGCTGGAGGTCGTCTTCCACGCGCTGGAGAGCCACCTCGCGATCGAGATCATGCGCGGTGTCGAGGGGGTCGCCCGGGGACAGTCGCTCGCCGTCGGCTTCACCGAGATGCGCGGCCGCGAGGAGCCCGGGCGGAGCTGGCTGGAGCAGGTGCTGAGCCGTCGGCCCGTCGGGGTGATCGCCGTCTACTCCGAGCCGGCCGCCACGGAGCAGGCCCGGCTCGCGGCGAGCTCGATTCCGCTCGTCACCCTGGACCCCACCGGCGAGCCCCTGCACGACGTACCGTCGGTGGGCGCGGCCAACTGGAGCGGTGGCGTGGCGGCGACCCGGCACCTGCTCGACCTCGGCCACCGGCGGATCGCGATGGTGGGCGGACCCACCGGTTTCCTCGCCGCCCGCGCCCGGCTCGACGGGTTCCGCGCCGCGATGGACGCCGCCGGGGTGCCGGTCGATCCCCGACTGGTACGCGACGGCCGGTTCTTCTTCGAGGACGGGCTGCGGCACGGCCGGGACCTGCTCGCCCTCGATGCTCCGCCGACCGCCGTCTTCTGCGCCGACGACCTGCTCGCCTTCGGTGTCTATGAGGCGGCCCGGGCGGCGGGGCGGCGGGTGCCGGAGGACCTGAGCGTGGTCGGCTTCGACGATCTGGAGTTCGCCCGCTGGTCCGGCCCGGCCCTCACCACGGTGCGCCAGCCGCTGGCGGAGATGGGCGCGGCGGCGGGGGAGATGGTGCTGGCCCTCGCCGCGGGCATCACCCCCACACCCCATCGCGTCGAACTGGCCACCACCCTCGTCATCCGCGACAGCACCGCCCGCCTCCAAGATCGTCGCAACTCTTGA
- a CDS encoding extracellular catalytic domain type 1 short-chain-length polyhydroxyalkanoate depolymerase, with protein MKRTTTSLLSAAIVAFVAAAAVAMTSQPAAAATLTEVTGFGNNPTNLRMHLYVPNNVAARPPILVAVHYCTGSGPAFYSGTQFASLADQYGFIVIYPSATRSGSCFDVSSPQALTHNGGSDPVGIVSMVNYVLQRNNADPSRVYVTGASSGGMMTNVLLGAYPDVFKAGASFMGVPFGCFATTDGSMWNSTCANGQLIKTAQQWGDQVRAAYPGYTGARPRVQLWHGTNDQTLRYPNFGEAIKQWTNVHGLSQTPSSTDTPQSGWTRTRYGSTGGTAQVEAISLNGVGHDLPQSGQAALAIAFLGLNGTTPPSPSVSPSASRPPSPSASPSASPSVSASPSPSSSPQPSGPCRIGYVLNPWNTGLTAEITITNTGTTAISGWSLVFTLAGGQVITSGWNATYAPTSGQVTARNVSYNGSIAPGASTGIGFQATHTGNTTRPATFTLNGATCAIA; from the coding sequence ATGAAGAGGACAACGACATCCCTGCTCAGCGCCGCGATCGTGGCGTTCGTGGCGGCTGCCGCGGTGGCGATGACATCGCAGCCGGCCGCCGCCGCGACCCTGACCGAGGTCACCGGCTTCGGCAACAACCCGACCAACCTGCGGATGCACCTCTACGTCCCCAACAACGTCGCCGCCCGGCCGCCGATCCTCGTCGCCGTGCACTACTGCACCGGCTCCGGTCCGGCCTTCTACTCCGGGACGCAGTTCGCGTCGCTCGCCGACCAGTACGGCTTCATCGTCATCTATCCCTCGGCGACCCGGAGCGGCTCCTGCTTCGACGTCTCGTCACCGCAGGCACTGACCCACAACGGCGGCAGCGACCCGGTCGGCATCGTCTCGATGGTCAATTACGTGCTGCAACGCAACAACGCCGATCCGTCCCGGGTCTACGTCACCGGCGCCTCGTCGGGCGGCATGATGACAAACGTGCTGCTCGGCGCCTATCCGGACGTGTTCAAGGCCGGTGCGTCCTTCATGGGCGTACCCTTCGGATGCTTCGCGACCACCGACGGCTCGATGTGGAACAGCACCTGTGCCAACGGACAGCTGATCAAGACCGCGCAGCAGTGGGGTGACCAGGTCCGCGCGGCCTACCCCGGTTACACGGGGGCGCGGCCGAGGGTGCAGCTCTGGCACGGCACCAACGACCAGACGCTGCGCTACCCCAACTTCGGCGAAGCGATCAAGCAGTGGACCAACGTGCACGGGCTGAGCCAGACTCCGTCGTCCACGGATACGCCCCAGTCGGGCTGGACGCGTACCCGGTACGGCTCGACCGGCGGCACCGCGCAGGTCGAGGCGATCAGCCTCAACGGTGTCGGCCACGACCTGCCGCAGAGCGGTCAGGCGGCGCTCGCCATCGCGTTCCTCGGCCTCAACGGCACGACCCCGCCGTCGCCGAGCGTCTCCCCGTCGGCCAGCCGGCCGCCGTCGCCGAGCGCTTCACCGAGCGCTTCACCGAGCGTTTCGGCGAGCCCGAGCCCGTCGTCGAGTCCGCAGCCGTCCGGTCCGTGCCGGATCGGTTACGTGCTCAACCCGTGGAACACCGGCCTCACCGCCGAGATCACCATCACCAATACGGGTACGACGGCGATCAGCGGCTGGTCGTTGGTCTTCACGCTCGCCGGCGGACAGGTGATCACGTCCGGCTGGAACGCGACCTATGCCCCGACGAGCGGCCAGGTGACGGCCCGCAACGTCTCCTACAACGGGAGCATCGCGCCAGGCGCCTCCACCGGCATCGGCTTCCAGGCCACCCACACCGGCAACACCACGAGGCCGGCGACCTTCACTCTCAACGGCGCCACCTGCGCCATCGCCTGA
- the glgB gene encoding 1,4-alpha-glucan branching protein GlgB, translating to MTRLWERLGAHPEGDGWRFAVWAPNARAVTVVGDFTGWWPDDGVPMDQDWSDGVWRAWVPSAASGQRYRFRVLGADGEWRHKSDPLAFATECPPANASVLHAPDYAWGDGEWMRTRRGDHHALPMSVYEVHLASWRPGLSYRDLATQLVDYVGGLGFTHVEFMPVMEHPFGGSWGYQVTGFYAPTARLGSPDDFRHLVDAFHRAGIGVILDWVPAHFPKDEWALATFDGTHLYEHPDPRRGEHPDWGSLIFNYGRDEVRDFLVSNARFWCEEFHVDGLRVDAVASLLYLDYSRQAGEWEPNVFGGNTNLEALAFIKELNGAVYAEHPGVVMIAEESTAWPGVSRPLDWGGLGFGLKWNMGWMHDTLGYIEHEPIHRRYHHDELTLPSLYAFDEQFVLPISHDEVVHGKKSLLGKLPGDHWQQLAGLRGLLGYMWAFPGKKLIFMGAELAATEEWSEQRGLDWSHPDQGVIDTLRDANRLLTRIGALSQRDGTADGFAWLSVHDADRNVIAFTRFGDDGSMLACVVNFSGIPVTDYELTLPAAGTWTEVLNTDAAVYCGSNVGNYGEVVARPEAKVHLGPFAAVWLTR from the coding sequence GTGACGCGCCTGTGGGAGCGGCTCGGTGCGCACCCCGAGGGCGACGGATGGCGGTTCGCCGTCTGGGCTCCCAACGCCCGGGCGGTCACCGTCGTCGGCGACTTCACGGGCTGGTGGCCCGACGATGGCGTACCCATGGATCAGGATTGGTCTGACGGGGTGTGGCGGGCGTGGGTGCCGTCGGCCGCGAGCGGGCAGCGCTACCGCTTCCGGGTGCTCGGCGCCGACGGCGAGTGGCGCCACAAGTCCGACCCGCTGGCCTTCGCGACCGAGTGCCCGCCCGCCAACGCGTCGGTGCTGCACGCGCCGGATTACGCCTGGGGTGACGGCGAGTGGATGCGGACGCGCCGCGGCGACCACCACGCCCTGCCGATGTCGGTCTACGAGGTGCACCTCGCCTCCTGGCGGCCGGGACTGAGCTATCGCGATCTCGCCACGCAGCTCGTCGACTACGTCGGCGGCCTCGGCTTCACCCACGTCGAGTTCATGCCGGTGATGGAGCACCCCTTCGGGGGGTCCTGGGGTTACCAGGTCACCGGCTTCTACGCCCCTACTGCGCGGCTGGGGTCACCCGACGACTTCCGCCATCTCGTCGACGCGTTCCACCGGGCCGGGATCGGCGTGATCCTGGACTGGGTCCCCGCCCACTTCCCCAAGGACGAGTGGGCGCTGGCGACGTTCGACGGCACCCACCTCTACGAGCACCCCGATCCGCGCCGGGGCGAGCACCCCGACTGGGGCAGTCTGATCTTCAACTACGGCCGCGACGAGGTGCGCGACTTCCTCGTCAGCAACGCCCGCTTCTGGTGCGAGGAGTTCCACGTCGACGGGCTGCGGGTCGACGCGGTCGCCTCGCTGCTCTACCTGGACTACTCCCGCCAGGCGGGTGAGTGGGAGCCCAACGTCTTCGGCGGCAACACCAACCTGGAGGCGCTCGCCTTCATCAAGGAGCTCAACGGCGCCGTCTACGCCGAGCACCCGGGCGTCGTCATGATCGCGGAGGAGTCGACGGCCTGGCCGGGCGTCTCGCGCCCGCTCGACTGGGGCGGCCTCGGTTTCGGCCTCAAGTGGAACATGGGCTGGATGCACGACACGCTCGGCTACATCGAGCACGAACCGATCCACCGCCGCTACCACCACGACGAGCTGACCCTGCCCAGCCTCTACGCCTTCGACGAGCAGTTCGTCCTGCCGATCAGCCACGACGAGGTCGTGCACGGCAAGAAGTCGCTGCTCGGCAAGCTGCCGGGCGACCACTGGCAGCAGCTGGCGGGCCTGCGCGGCCTGCTCGGTTACATGTGGGCCTTCCCCGGCAAGAAGCTGATCTTCATGGGTGCTGAGCTCGCGGCGACCGAGGAGTGGTCCGAGCAGCGCGGCCTGGACTGGTCCCACCCCGATCAGGGGGTCATCGACACCCTGCGCGACGCCAACCGCCTGCTCACCAGGATCGGCGCTCTGTCCCAGCGCGACGGCACCGCGGACGGCTTCGCCTGGTTGAGCGTCCACGACGCCGACCGCAACGTGATCGCCTTCACGAGGTTCGGCGACGACGGCTCGATGCTCGCCTGCGTGGTCAACTTCTCCGGCATCCCGGTGACGGATTACGAGCTGACCCTGCCCGCAGCGGGCACCTGGACCGAGGTCCTCAACACCGACGCGGCCGTCTACTGCGGTTCCAACGTTGGCAACTACGGCGAGGTGGTGGCGCGTCCCGAGGCGAAGGTCCACCTGGGCCCCTTCGCCGCGGTATGGCTTACCCGCTGA
- a CDS encoding glycosyltransferase family 4 protein yields the protein MNSARPLRIMMLSWEYPPVVVGGLGRHVHALATSLAAAGHHVTVVTRHAPGAPIEEDAEGVHIVRAPEDPPLFALATPTLLAWTMAFNHTLTRAALRAADAGEFDVVHAHDWLVTHTAVTIAEHLERPLVATIHATEAGRHQGWLPDDLNRSIHSVEWWLGHEASRVLVCSAYMKWEVTRLLELPAAKVEAIPNGVDSSMWKAAPAAVKAARLRYAGEGPLVGFAGRLVYEKGVQHLVSAIPQMRDEHPGLRVVIAGDGPYRSELMDAARKLKLQRTVSFTGFLNERELPAVLAATDATVVPSLYEPFGMVALEAAAAGAPLAVADTGGLAEIVESGVTGVTFPHSDPDALATAVGSLLSAPEHAQSLARQALTMIGERYGWQSIAAKTAGAYYAAIDEEPLVRAERIAALALAERPQIVIGEGNLLR from the coding sequence ATGAACTCTGCCCGCCCGCTTCGCATCATGATGCTGTCCTGGGAATACCCTCCAGTCGTCGTGGGCGGGCTCGGGCGGCACGTTCATGCCCTCGCCACGTCGCTCGCCGCGGCGGGGCACCACGTCACCGTCGTCACCCGGCACGCCCCCGGCGCTCCGATCGAGGAGGACGCCGAGGGTGTCCACATCGTCCGGGCGCCCGAGGACCCGCCGCTCTTCGCCCTCGCGACGCCGACGCTGCTCGCCTGGACGATGGCGTTCAACCACACGCTGACCCGGGCGGCGCTGCGCGCGGCGGACGCCGGTGAGTTCGACGTGGTCCACGCGCACGACTGGCTCGTCACCCACACCGCCGTCACCATCGCCGAGCACCTCGAACGGCCGCTCGTCGCGACGATCCACGCCACCGAGGCCGGTCGGCACCAGGGGTGGCTCCCGGACGACCTCAACCGCAGCATCCACTCCGTCGAGTGGTGGCTGGGCCACGAGGCGAGCCGGGTGCTGGTCTGCTCGGCGTACATGAAGTGGGAGGTCACCCGGCTCCTGGAGCTGCCCGCCGCCAAGGTCGAGGCGATCCCCAACGGCGTCGACAGCAGCATGTGGAAGGCCGCGCCCGCCGCGGTCAAGGCAGCCCGGCTGCGCTACGCCGGTGAGGGCCCGCTCGTCGGGTTCGCCGGTCGCCTCGTCTACGAGAAGGGCGTGCAGCACCTGGTCAGCGCGATCCCGCAGATGCGCGACGAGCACCCGGGGCTGCGCGTGGTGATCGCGGGCGACGGACCCTACCGGAGCGAGCTGATGGACGCCGCCCGCAAGCTCAAGCTCCAGCGCACCGTCTCCTTCACCGGCTTCCTCAACGAGCGGGAGCTGCCCGCCGTCCTCGCCGCCACCGACGCCACGGTGGTGCCGTCGCTCTACGAGCCGTTCGGCATGGTCGCGCTGGAGGCCGCCGCCGCCGGTGCCCCCCTCGCCGTCGCCGACACCGGCGGGCTCGCCGAGATCGTCGAGTCCGGCGTCACTGGGGTGACCTTCCCGCACTCCGATCCCGACGCGCTCGCCACGGCGGTGGGATCGCTGCTCTCCGCGCCCGAGCACGCGCAGTCGCTCGCCCGGCAGGCACTGACGATGATCGGCGAACGTTACGGCTGGCAGAGCATCGCGGCGAAGACGGCCGGGGCCTATTACGCCGCGATCGACGAGGAGCCGCTGGTCCGGGCCGAACGGATCGCCGCGCTGGCGCTCGCCGAGCGGCCGCAGATCGTCATCGGCGAAGGTAACCTGCTCAGGTGA
- a CDS encoding amylo-alpha-1,6-glucosidase, which yields MNLHVAFGPQLCGDLATASTREWLVPDGLGGYAMGTVSGLATRRYHALLVVAGQTPAQRRVGLVALDPVITTTSTTSGVRLATHEWHDGTVAPRGYELLESFTLHDGLPVWRWRLGETVIERSLAMRHGTSCVAVVDTLIEGGPCTISVDALCTWRDAHGERGSGNGALRVESSSGGAVVESAYRLRGPNWTPRGEWWLGAHHREEAARGMAATEDLLHAGSFSAELARPGDCLEVVAWSGDLGSEPPPAREIIEAAGRRNAGLDVAADAFVVRTSTGPDVVAGYPWFGAWSRDTMISFDGLFLHTGRFGEGRDLLRNYAETLSEGMLANTCDGGAPQHNTADGTLWFLHAIDRHVTVTGDTDLAAELLPALREIYDWHVRGTRYGIGVDPADGLLRQGAPGEALTWMDARVDGVPITQRAGKAVDINALWCNGLAVLAQLSDRVGADGSPFATHRDRAVAAFRNRFPLSRHTASASASPSRFAANGGLAAPEDHALLQSVTAVGGTAPGLFDVVDPDDAALRPNALLAWSLPHAPMEPDAAAVRRIADALLTPLGPRSLAPTDPAFRPRHRGTMADRDRAYHQGTVWPWLIGPMADAMRVSGLPTEDIFTGLTEHLSEWGLGSVSETADGAAPHDATGCPFQAWSVAEFIRTCR from the coding sequence GTGAATCTCCACGTCGCGTTCGGCCCGCAGCTCTGCGGGGACCTCGCCACCGCCTCGACCAGGGAGTGGCTGGTGCCCGACGGGCTGGGCGGCTACGCCATGGGCACCGTCTCGGGCCTCGCCACCCGCCGCTACCACGCACTGCTCGTCGTGGCCGGTCAGACGCCGGCCCAGCGGCGGGTCGGCCTGGTCGCGCTCGATCCGGTGATCACCACCACATCAACCACGAGTGGGGTACGCCTCGCGACGCACGAGTGGCACGACGGCACCGTCGCCCCCCGGGGGTACGAGCTGCTGGAGAGCTTCACGCTGCACGACGGCCTGCCGGTGTGGCGCTGGCGCCTCGGCGAGACCGTGATCGAGCGCAGCCTCGCGATGCGCCACGGCACCTCCTGCGTGGCGGTCGTCGACACGCTGATCGAGGGCGGACCCTGCACGATCAGCGTGGACGCGCTCTGCACCTGGCGCGACGCGCACGGCGAACGCGGCTCCGGCAACGGCGCGCTGCGGGTCGAGTCGAGCTCCGGTGGAGCGGTGGTCGAGTCGGCGTACCGGCTGCGGGGGCCGAACTGGACCCCCCGGGGCGAGTGGTGGCTGGGCGCCCACCACCGCGAGGAGGCGGCGCGCGGGATGGCCGCGACCGAGGACCTGCTGCACGCGGGCTCCTTCAGCGCGGAGCTGGCCCGTCCCGGCGACTGCCTGGAGGTGGTCGCCTGGTCCGGCGACCTGGGCTCGGAACCACCCCCCGCCCGCGAGATCATCGAGGCCGCCGGCCGGCGTAACGCCGGGCTCGACGTCGCCGCCGACGCCTTCGTCGTGCGCACCTCGACCGGGCCGGACGTGGTGGCGGGCTACCCGTGGTTCGGGGCGTGGTCGCGGGACACGATGATCTCCTTCGACGGGCTCTTCCTGCACACCGGACGGTTCGGCGAGGGGCGTGACCTGCTGCGCAACTACGCCGAGACGCTCAGCGAGGGGATGCTCGCCAACACCTGCGACGGCGGCGCGCCGCAGCACAACACGGCCGACGGCACCCTGTGGTTCCTGCACGCGATCGACCGGCACGTCACCGTCACCGGCGACACCGACCTCGCCGCGGAGCTGCTCCCGGCGCTGCGGGAGATCTACGACTGGCACGTGCGGGGCACCCGCTACGGCATAGGGGTGGACCCGGCCGACGGGCTGCTCCGGCAGGGCGCCCCCGGCGAGGCGCTGACCTGGATGGATGCCCGGGTCGACGGCGTGCCGATCACCCAGCGGGCGGGCAAGGCGGTCGACATCAACGCGCTGTGGTGCAACGGGCTGGCCGTCCTGGCGCAGCTCAGTGACCGGGTAGGCGCGGATGGCTCGCCCTTCGCGACCCACCGGGACCGGGCGGTGGCGGCGTTCCGCAACCGCTTCCCCCTGTCCCGTCACACCGCGTCGGCGTCGGCGTCCCCGTCACGTTTTGCAGCAAACGGTGGCCTCGCGGCGCCGGAAGACCACGCTTTGCTGCAAAGCGTGACCGCCGTCGGCGGGACCGCGCCGGGGCTCTTCGACGTCGTGGACCCGGACGACGCGGCGCTGCGGCCGAACGCGCTGCTCGCCTGGTCGCTGCCGCACGCGCCGATGGAGCCGGACGCCGCCGCCGTCCGCCGGATCGCCGACGCGCTGCTCACCCCGCTCGGGCCGCGCAGCCTCGCCCCGACCGACCCGGCGTTCCGCCCCCGCCACCGGGGCACCATGGCCGACCGGGACCGCGCCTATCACCAGGGCACCGTCTGGCCGTGGCTGATCGGGCCGATGGCGGACGCGATGCGGGTGTCCGGGCTGCCGACCGAGGATATTTTCACCGGATTGACCGAGCATTTGTCGGAGTGGGGCCTCGGTTCGGTGAGCGAGACGGCCGACGGAGCGGCGCCGCACGACGCCACCGGATGCCCGTTCCAAGCGTGGAGCGTCGCCGAATTCATCCGCACCTGCCGATAA